A window from Kluyveromyces lactis strain NRRL Y-1140 chromosome E complete sequence encodes these proteins:
- the RTT10 gene encoding tRNA (34-2'-O)-methyltransferase regulator RTT10 (similar to uniprot|Q08924 Saccharomyces cerevisiae YPL183C Hypothetical ORF), producing the protein MLQKLNHVGPSLAVKFYEKWCLCSQGPFIEVFDYSNGSSINRCHIFHRNKVHGISIDKTSGNVLVYGSRSFSIVNINDLFSKSEVLDQEKMTGEWIMSGEFSFNKEEIYLLTSYNRVLIIDPDNFTVKSTHFVEGERSILYSGSIKVLRHKVLVNAGTIMNGIIVWELDSKKKIHTLRGHEGSIFYVTTSNNGKLLASCSDDRSIIIWDMVSGKLLSRAWGHTARIWNLKFFNDDTQLISVSEDCTCRVWNYKNDELTIKDIFESHLTKNVWGVDVEETNLIAISGGNDGRLKVTELVPHNRSCNIELSLESISEQCDGFIHKANEIVKGFHWFDFGLVLITSEGNILEYLQNIEEWKFLDYDDRFFSFSITQGNENTIFFMNNKCLLTSFKFDKFGSVLQKVDYELELLTKTVNCLSVRHTAHFYLIIESPNPRDPLLMLKFNHGSCAPTERYTFSKPENMISSCAEVHNNRLLVGARFSLAFIFDLASETKPPIVVKTQAADAITSINYLETTENDALFSMTNRDGTYFFVAVDFRSSVYKTIHANKISRGFLEGSFYDSNDDFFVYGFKSNLFHIYNESQQYEVFSQPCGGAHRQWKLFGSQEQQQVLCFVKNSTLNITKIPKGKYPGALKNGTHGREIRDISFRKRSNYCKENLLFITGSEDTTVKLSSINSETGAIQNFWTLKSHVSGLQRCKFICDNFFITCSAREELFLWELNDQFSHPYVNLKQKLIPSMNNPDLRIMDFDVLFLNGDTCDFIMATVYSDSSVKVWHYFNEQNSFTLIIDGRYETCCIWNVAFIPLQNCLKLLIAPTDGHLITWDITNSVPFEIRNNELFDRGLKLETKQLQNWSEKILVHTAGIKSLDVKLDKSSDSFKVYSGGDDNAVAITKFTNNDNYTMKAEILDHDSYAASSTVTSVNLLDNDTKLLATSVDQVIRIRDITNDKLKITESKYTTVADTGSSDIVTLPNVQKTLILIGGLGLSCWRDE; encoded by the coding sequence ATGCTACAAAAACTGAATCATGTTGGTCCCTCTCTGGCCGTAAAATTCTATGAGAAGTGGTGCTTATGTTCACAAGGTCCATTCATCGAGGTATTCGATTATTCGAATGGATCTAGCATTAACCGCTGTCATATTTTCCATAGAAACAAAGTTCATGGTATTAGCATAGATAAGACATCTGGAAATGTGTTGGTTTACGGTTCAAGATCCTTTTCAATCGTCAATATAAATGATCTCTTTTCGAAAAGTGAAGTGCTTGACCAGGAGAAAATGACTGGTGAATGGATCATGAGCGGTGAGTTTAGCttcaataaagaagaaatatatcttTTAACCAGTTACAACAGAGTTCTGATCATCGATCCAGATAACTTCACTGTTAAAAGTACTCATTTTGTGGAAGGTGAACGGTCGATTTTATATTCTGGTTCCATAAAGGTTCTTCGCCATAAGGTTCTCGTAAATGCTGGAACAATCATGAATGGTATTATAGTATGGGAACTAGactcaaagaagaaaatacacACTCTGCGTGGTCATGAAGGTTCTATCTTTTATGTGACTACTAGTAATAATGGGAAACTTCTAGCCAGTTGTTCTGATGACCGTTCCATAATTATTTGGGATATGGTTTCTGGAAAGCTTTTATCAAGGGCTTGGGGCCATACAGCGAGGATATGGAATTTaaagttcttcaatgatgatACACAGCTCATCAGCGTTTCAGAGGATTGTACATGCAGAGTCTGGAACTACAAGAACGATGAATTAACTATAAAAGATATTTTCGAGAGTCATCTAACTAAGAATGTGTGGGGGGTTGATGTGGAGGAAACCAATCTAATTGCTATAAGTGGAGGAAACGATGGTCGGTTAAAAGTTACGGAACTTGTCCCGCATAATAGATCATGCAATATTGAACTTTCTCTGGAAAGCATCTCAGAACAATGCGACGGTTTCATTCATAAAGCCAATGAAATTGTAAAAGGTTTCCACtggtttgattttggtttaGTTTTAATCACATCGGAAGGTAACATACTTGAATACCTTCAAAATATAGAGGAATGGAAGTTCTTAGATTATGACGATCgatttttcagtttttctATTACCCAAGGAAACGAAAAcaccatcttcttcatgaACAACAAATGCTTATTGACATCGTTtaaatttgataaattcGGTTCTGTGTTGCAAAAAGTCGACTATGAACTAGAACTTCTTACTAAAACGGTAAACTGCTTATCAGTAAGACACACTGCTCATTTCTACCTTATAATTGAATCGCCGAATCCTAGAGACCCACTGTTGATGTTAAAATTCAACCATGGTTCCTGTGCTCCAACAGAAAGGTATACGTTTTCTAAACCTGAAAACATGATATCAAGTTGCGCAGAAGTTCATAATAATCGCTTACTGGTGGGTGCAAGATTCAGCTTGGCATTTATCTTCGACCTTGCATCAGAAACGAAACCTCCAATTGTGGTTAAAACTCAAGCAGCTGATGCAATAACTTCTATTAACTATTTGGAAACCACAGAGAATGATGCATTATTCTCAATGACTAACAGAGATGGAActtatttctttgttgCTGTAGACTTCAGAAGCTCTGTGTACAAAACAATACACGCCAATAAAATTAGCCGAGGTTTTTTGGAAGGTTCATTTTATGATtcaaatgatgatttcttcgTCTACGGATTTAAGTCTAACTTGTTCCATATTTATAACGAATCCCAACAATATGAAGTATTCAGCCAACCATGTGGCGGAGCACATAGGCAATGGAAGCTTTTTGGATCTCAAGAGCAACAACAGGTGCTCTGTTTTGTGAAAAATTCTACCCTCAACATTACTAAGATACCCAAAGGCAAATACCCAGGAGCTTTAAAAAATGGAACTCATGGAAGGGAAATAAGGGATATCTCATTCCGAAAACGCTCAAACTATTGTAAGGAAAACCTACTATTTATTACTGGATCAGAAGACACAACAGTTAAATTGTCTTCTATCAATTCAGAAACCGGAGctattcaaaatttctGGACTCTGAAATCTCATGTGTCCGGCTTACAACGATGCAAATTCATCTGTGacaattttttcattacGTGTAGTGCAAGGGAAGAGCTATTCTTATGGGAATTGAATGATCAATTCTCTCATCCATAtgtgaatttgaaacagaaactaATCCCTTCTATGAACAATCCAGACCTTCGGATAATGGATTTCGATGTGCTATTTTTGAATGGTGACACTTGCGATTTCATAATGGCTACAGTATACAGTGACAGTTCAGTGAAAGTATGGCACTACTTTAACGAGCAAAATTCTTTCACCTTGATCATAGATGGAAGATATGAAACCTGTTGTATCTGGAACGTTGCTTTCATTCCGTTACAGAATTGCTTGAAACTTCTGATTGCACCAACAGATGGTCATTTAATTACATGGGACATCACTAATTCCGTTCCGTTCGAGATAAGGAATAATGAGCTTTTTGACAGGGGCCTCAAAttggaaacaaaacaaTTACAAAACTGGTCCGAAAAAATCCTGGTACACACAGCAGGTATCAAATCACTCGACGTGAAGCTTGACAAGTCTTCGgattcattcaaagtatATTCTGGGGGTGATGACAATGCTGTAGCCATCACTAAATTTACGAACAATGACAACTACACGATGAAAGCCGAAATACTAGATCACGATTCGTATGCTGCTTCATCAACAGTAACATCAGTGAATCTGTTAGATAATGACACAAAATTATTGGCTACATCAGTGGACCAGGTCATAAGAATTAGGGACATTACGAATGACAAACTGAAAATAACGGAGAGCAAATATACCACAGTAGCAGATACCGGTTCCAGTGATATAGTTACGTTACCAAACGTCCAGAAAACACTTATATTAATAGGAGGATTAGGACTTTCCTGTTGGCGAGATGAATAA
- the RTC6 gene encoding mitochondrial 54S ribosomal protein bL36m (similar to uniprot|O14464 Saccharomyces cerevisiae YPL183W-A, ribosomal protein L36, likely to be a mitochondrial ribosomal protein coded in the nuclear genome), producing the protein MSTLFGSTMLNSLTRLTRPAVKSINMLSMPMMGLMNPPLTRGFKVRTSIKKFCNDCYMVRRKGRVYVYCKSNKKHKQRQG; encoded by the coding sequence ATGAGCACACTTTTCGGAAGTACGATGTTGAACTCGTTGACAAGACTGACAAGGCCAGCTGTGAAAAGTATCAATATGCTATCTATGCCAATGATGGGTCTTATGAACCCTCCTTTGACCAGAGGTTTTAAGGTAAGAACTTCCATCAAGAAGTTCTGTAACGATTGTTACATGGTTAGACGTAAGGGCAGAGTGTACGTTTACTGTAAGTCCAATAAGAAGCATAAACAACGTCAAGGTTGA
- the SPC105 gene encoding kinetochore-microtubule binding complex subunit SPC105 (weakly similar to uniprot|P53148 Saccharomyces cerevisiae YGL093W SPC105 Protein required for accurate chromosome segregation) yields MTDPKRLSLLPRSILKQKFKDDDTTNTSHNLTMSQIQFPTEGITKEDILDGNNTTSRISAAISKGNRRVSFAPDVTLHKFEFIPQSIQNVREPRRKSALKLEVAVAEASMADTKNDNDNSGETMEFTSPIGSIFQKLESPSEPKNDGYQPVFDKEVSMDITQLFAKHSAKPDDNVVPQETSTAAEEEEENGNEDQVLEETMDLTEPQKRRFNEEESMEITDQIRMDAEKPTLDADSESAFKLPKIPAITEETMEFTNVQAPLEMRESQIVSSTQLEPTQLPQSKRRKLSNGGYQSPVKLQVPVQVQETPEQKENIDAELTEMERLSPIPLATNSLPKPKNVGSPILSKTSKHVLSDTQSQSGPISLQTFFDAANIKFNVDTQINEFQIDLKSTNNIEHVPSNIIYQALYCKIPILEIQAFTAKELTRRILQSRNLLKSLREQIASNEPPRLIKEYFEADTDTRYAINEKLELVTIMARLQSEKVWFEWRSQHLKGIKTVLEENIAILVDENAQIMKYMNEINDVKIRVSDIKQVLMKELDVLRQHNDVFSNKKENITTLLKVNKLKGDLRENMLKVSDLNQLTTKKDQLTQKIQDAKLEMSKVNEEIAQLRQDLKQSKVCTEYDVAKLKLVHQLYQSISGIKFRKLVGPVLSVSLHDDKVIVTADLSKIDQPSCISFSIREERIDQFEREFINCWINSCQRTFINGLQCISSLQRQLIDLSIVISEFKKLKLVFPATVNAPSQNSQIKYVTFQHLDYKYHCKVALSLPMERFIDLICHSKNATINVNIIYGEEKTARNLTSNLIKKYEKVFKWLSNCNIAL; encoded by the coding sequence ATGACAGATCCAAAACGATTGTCTTTGCTTCCGAGAAGTATCCTTAAGCAAAAATTTAAGGATGATGATACAACTAACACCAGTCATAATTTGACTATGTCCCAGATACAGTTTCCTACTGAGGGAATTaccaaagaagatataCTGGACGGAAACAATACGACATCCCGGATCAGTGCTGCGATTTCGAAGGGAAATCGCCGTGTGTCCTTTGCACCAGATGTGACTTTGCACAAGTTCGAATTCATACCACAATCGATTCAAAATGTAAGGGAACCTCGAAGGAAATCCGCTTTAAAATTGGAAGTGGCAGTAGCTGAAGCCTCTATGGCCGATACCAAAAATGATAACGACAATTCTGGAGAAACAATGGAATTTACTAGTCCGATAGGTTcaatattccaaaaattggAGTCTCCAAGCGAACCGAAAAATGATGGGTACCAACCTGTGTTCGACAAAGAGGTTTCAATGGATATAACACAGTTATTTGCAAAACATAGCGCTAAACCAGACGATAATGTGGTACCGCAAGAAACCTCTACTGCTgcggaagaagaagaagagaatggTAACGAAGACCAAGTTTTGGAGGAAACAATGGACCTTACAGAACCGCAGAAACGCCGCTTTAACGAAGAAGAGTCTATGGAAATAACTGACCAAATACGGATGGATGCAGAAAAACCTACGCTAGATGCAGATTCAGAATCTGCTTTCAAATTACCTAAGATACCAGCAATTACAGAGGAAACAATGGAATTTACAAACGTGCAGGCTCCTCTGGAGATGCGAGAGTCACAGatagtttcttcaactcAACTAGAACCAACTCAACTCCCGCAGtcaaaaagaaggaaattatCTAACGGTGGTTATCAGTCTCCGGTCAAATTGCAGGTACCAGTGCAAGTGCAAGAGACCCCTgaacaaaaagagaatataGATGCGGAGCTCACAGAGATGGAACGATTATCGCCAATTCCGTTGGCAACAAATTCTTtaccaaaaccaaaaaatgTCGGCTCTCCCATACTATCCAAAACAAGTAAACATGTTCTATCAGACACTCAAAGTCAATCGGGACCAATCTCCTTGCAGACATTTTTTGATGCTGCTAATATAAAATTCAACGTTGATACCCAAATAAACGAATTTCAAATCGATCTTAAGAGTACGAATAACATCGAACATGTCCCATCTAATATAATATACCAAGCGTTATATTGTAAGATTCCAATATTAGAGATTCAAGCTTTCACCGCAAAAGAACTAACCCGAAGAATTCTACAATCAAGGAATCTCTTAAAGAGTCTTCGAGAGCAGATTGCATCCAACGAACCCCCCAGGTTGATAAAAGAGTATTTTGAGGCAGATACTGATACCCGTTATGCTATTAACGAAAAGTTAGAATTAGTAACCATAATGGCTAGATTACAATCTGAAAAAGTCTGGTTTGAGTGGAGATCACAACATTTGAAAGGAATTAAAACAGTCctggaagaaaatatagCTATCTTGGTGGATGAAAATGCCCAGATCATGAAATACatgaatgaaataaatgaCGTGAAAATAAGAGTTAGTGACATCAAACAGGtgttaatgaaagaacTTGATGTTCTTCGGCAGCACAACGATGTTTTTAGtaacaagaaagagaacATAACGACTCTCCTGAAAGtgaacaaattgaaaggAGACTTGAGGGAGAACATGCTAAAGGTGTCAGACTTGAACCAGCTGACCACtaaaaaagatcaacttACCCAAAAAATACAAGATGCAAAATTGGAGATGAGTAAAGTGAACGAAGAGATTGCTCAACTTCGACAGGACTTGAAACAAAGCAAAGTTTGCACAGAATATGATGTGGCAAAGCTTAAACTAGTCCATCAGCTTTACCAAAGCATTTCTGGTATAAAGTTCAGAAAGTTAGTTGGTCCAGTCCTATCTGTATCATTACATGACGACAAAGTTATTGTGACAGCtgatctttcaaaaattgatcaaccGTCATGTATTTCATTCAGTATTAGAGAAGAACGAATAGAccaatttgaaagagaatttATAAACTGTTGGATCAACTCTTGCCAGCGAACCTTCATAAATGGACTACAGTGCATATCAAGTTTGCAACGTCAACTGATagatctttcaattgtCATTtcagaattcaaaaaattaaaacTCGTATTCCCGGCAACCGTCAATGCCCCATCACAGAATTCTCAGATCAAATATGTCACATTCCAGCATTTGGACTATAAATATCATTGCAAAGTAGCCCTTTCTTTGCCTATGGAAAGGTTTATTGATTTGATATGTCACTCTAAAAATGCGACCATCAATGTTAATATTATCTATGGCGAAGAAAAAACAGCAAGAAATCTAACGTCTAATCTcataaagaaatatgaaaaggTATTTAAATGGCTCTCCAATTGTAATATAGCTCTTTGA